Within Sphingobium sp. KCTC 72723, the genomic segment GGCGCAGGAACGGCGCGAAGGTTTTGAGCTGGCCCTGGCCGAAGCGGGGATCAGCCTGCCGCGCAGCCTGATCGCGGATGGGCAATATACGTTCGAATCGGGCCAGTCCGCCTCGGAAAGCCTGTTCGACCTGTCGCCGCGTCCGACCGCGATCTTTGCCAGCAATGACGAAATGGCGGCAGGCGTTCTCTACGCCGCGCGATTGCGGGGCATCGCCGTGCCGGAGGAACTGTCGATCATCGGGTTCGATGACACCCCGCTTACTACCCGCGTCTGGCCCCCGCTCAGCACCGTGCGCTGGCCGATCGTCGCGATGGGCCGGGCCGCCGCGCTCAAACTGATCGGCACCGCCATCGGCGAAGGTTCCGAAGTGCATGAACCCTCGATGTTCAGCTCCACATTGATACGTCGCGCATCGGTTGCACCACCTGCCATATCCTGATAGACCGCCCATCATGACACCGGTGTCCAATAGGACGCTTTCGATAGACAAAGGACGAGGGGCCGACATGTTCGACAAGACCTATTACGCGACGCACCCCGACATGATGGAATGTGTGAGCAATGATGAGTTGCGCGATCGCTATCTGATCGGCGGGCTGTTCCGCGACGGCGAGTGCGTGCTGAACTACACCCATGCCGAACGCTTCGTCATCGGCGGCGTTGCGGTGGTGGACGCGCCGGTTGCGCTGCCTGCCCAGAGCGAACCGGCCTCCGCTGCGGGCCACCCCTTCCTCGAACGGCGCGAACTGGCGATCGTCAATGTGTCCGGCGTCACCGGCACCGTCACCGTCGATGGCGAAGCCTTCACGCTGGGCAACAAGGATTGCCTCTACGTCACCATGGGCGCGAAGGATGTGGTCTTTTCCGGCGCAGGCGCGCGCTTCTATCTCGCCTCCTGCCCCGCGCACAAGGCGTTCACCACCCGCCTCATCTCGCTGGCCGACGCGACCACGCTGGAACGCGGCTCCCTCGAAGAATCCAACGAACGCACCATTTTCCAGCTGGTCATCCCCGGCATTTGCGACAGCGCGCAGCTGGTCATGGGCCTCACCGTCCTGAAGCCCGGCAGCGTGTGGAACACCATGCCGCCCCACATCCACGAGCGGCGCAGCGAAATCTATTTCTACTTCGAACTGGATGGTCCCGCCGACCGCGTCTTCCACTATATGGGCGAAGGCGACGCGATGCGCCACATCGTCATGGCCAATGAGGAAGCGGTCATCTCGCCCCCATGGTCGATCCATATGGGGTCCGGCACCAAAGCCTATGCCTTCATCTGGGCAATGGCGGGCGAGAACCAGGACTATACCGATATGAACGTGCTGGACATCTGCCAGCTGGCCTGACCGAGCCTTCTCCCCTCCCGTCTGCGGGAGGGGCCGGGGGTGGGCTTGCAACGCCAGCCCCCCGCACGACAGCGGAGCCAAGACATGACCAACCCCTTCGACCTTTCCGGCAAAGTCGCCATCGTCACCGGCGCGAACACTGGCATCGGGCAAGCCATCGCGCTCTCGCTGGCACAGGCAGGCGCGGACATCGCCGCCGTGGGCCGGACGCCCGCGACCGAAACGGTGGAGAAAGTCCGCGCACTGGGCCGCAAGGCGCAGATCGTCTCGGCTGACCTCTCGACCATCGCACCCGTCCAGCGCGTCGTCGACGAAACGCTGGAGACGCTGGGCGGCCTCGACCTCCTCGTCAACAATGCCGGGATCATCCGCCGCGCCGACAGCGTGGACTTCACGGAAGAAGACTGGGACGCGGTGATCGACACCAATTTGAAGGTGCTGTTCTTCCTTTGTCAGGCGGCGGGTCGCCACATGATCGCCCAAGGCAGCGGCAAGATCGTCAACATCGCCTCGCTCCTCTCCTTCCAGGGCGGCATCCGCGTCCCCAGCTACACCGCGTCGAAAAGCGGTGTCGCGGGCCTGACCAAGCTGCTGGCCAACGAATGGTCGGCCAGGGGCATCAACGTCAACGCCATTGCGCCCGGCTATATCGCCACCAACAACACCGCCGCGCTGCAAGCCGACGAGACGCGCAACCGCCAGATCCAGGAACGCATCCCCGCAGGCCGCTGGGGCGACCCAAGCGACATCGGCGGCGCGGCGGTATTCCTCTCCTCCAGCGCCGCCAGCTACATCCACGGCCACACGCTGGCCGTCGATGGCGGATGGCTCGCGCGGTAAAACACCGACCGACCGAACGGAGAGGGCGCAAAGCCCCCCGCCCCAAACCACAGGAGGATGGATGCCCGACTTCGACAGGCGTATGCTGATCGGCGCGGTGGCCGGGCTGGTCCCCGCCGCGATCGCAACAGCGGCACCATCCGCCGATCCGGTCGTCCGCACCCGTCATGGTCGCATCCGGGGTGTGCGGGAAGGCGGGCTGCATATATTTCGCGGCGTGCGCTACGGCCAGGACACCGCGCCTCGTCGCTTTCAACCGCCGTTGCCGCCGCAACCCTGGCAGGGCATTGCCGACGCGACCCGCTTCGCGCCATCCTGCCCGCAGCGGGCCACGGTGGGCGCGACCAGCGAGGATTGCCTGTTCCTCAACATCTGGACGCCGGGAACGGAGCGGAACGCCAAGCGCCCGGTGATGCTCTATATCCATGGCGGCGCCTATTCCAATGGCAGCGTGGTCGATCCGCTGAACGATGGACGGCATCTGGCGGCGGCGGGCGATGTGGTCGTCGTCACGGTCAACCATCGGCTCAATGCGCTGGGCTATCTCTATCTCGCCCGGCTCGACTCGCGCTTTGCCGATAGCGGCAATGCGGGGCAACTGGACCTGATATTGGCGCTCCGCTGGGTGCGGGACAATATCGCGGCGTTCGGGGGTGATCCGGGCAATATATTGGTGTTCGGCCAGTCGGGCGGCGGGGCGAAGATTGCCACGATGATGGCGATGCCCGCCGCGCGCGGCCTGTTCCATCGCGCCATCACCATGAGCGGGCAGCAAGTGACGGCCAGCGGCCCGATCAATGCGTCGCGCCGGACGGCGGCCTATCTCGACAGGCTGGGGGTGACGCCGGACGCGCTGCCGACCATGCCGGTCGAACGGCTGATCGAGGGGCTGGCCGCGACCGACCCGATATTGGGCGGCGGCGTCTATATGGGGCCAGTGCTGGACATGCGGTCGCTGGAACGGCATCCCTTCTGGCCCGACGCGCCAGGCCAGAGCAACGCGATCCCGATGGTGCTGGGCAATACATTGGACGAAACGCGCGCCTTCATCGACCCGGACGGGCCGCTGATCCGCGATCTGGACTGGGGCAATCTGGCGGCACGGATGGCGGGCGAGTTGCGCATCGACCTGTCGCCCGAATGGATCGTCGCGCAATATCGCGCGCGCTTTCCCGACTGGTCGGCGGAACGGATTTTCTATGCCGCGACCACGGCGGGGCGCAGCTGGCCGGGGCAGGTGATAGAGGCCGAAGCGCGGGCGCGGGCCGATGCGCCGACCTGGGCCTATCAGGTCGATTTCCAGTCGCCGACCCAGCCAAGGCGCGGCGCGCCCCACACGATGGACATTGCGCTGGCGTTCGGCACGCTGGATGCGGCGGGTTCCTATACCGGCACGGGCGCGGGCGCGCGGGCGGCGAGCGCGGCGATGATGGCGCGTTTCATTGCCTTTGCGCGCGCCGGAACCCCTGATCCGGCAGGAATGGAAGCCTGGCCGCAATATCGGATGGACCGGCGGGCGACGATGATTTTCGACGCGCGCAGCCATGTGCAGGACGACCCAAGAAGCTGGGAACGCACGCTTTTTGCGCGCGCGCCCTATATCCAGCCGGGCAGCTGAGGCAGGGTCGCCGGCAGCGGAACTTTACGAAGTTCGTCCATATCGCCCATGGAAAGTTTATGCGCCTGTTTTCGCCGACGCCAGCGCAGGGCTGGGTCGGGGGCAAGGAGGCTGACGATGGGAAGGGACCGGAGCCGAATGTCGCAGCGGTTGAGGGGGTAGGACAGGGCGCGCAGGCCGGAGCGCAGGTTGATCAATGCCGATCATTTATCCGATGGTTCGTCGCGCGCTCAATCGGATGTTGTTGGAGTGTAGCTGATTGTCGTAAATTGGCCGATTTCGGAATGTCGCCTTACCGTCGGGTAAGAGGGGATAGCCGCCGGTCCTCTTTAAGGCAGGCGACACGAGCGTGAGCGGAAATAGCTGCCTGTCGCCCACCGACCATTTTTGGACGGTGGCAATTCACTTTCACGCTCCCTAAACCTGCCGTTTGCGACGATCACTCTGGAGTAGCGACAGTGGACGATGGGCAGTGGGCTGAGTTGTGTGGCGGCTATCGAATACCTTATGATCCGCGAGGCGCAATCAGCAGATTAAACAGCGACGATACCGAGGCAGCATGGGCTGAACTTTGGCAAGAACTGTATCATCAAGGCGATGTGGGAGAGGCATCATATGCTGCTGTGCCGATGCTCGCGGAGATGCACGAAGTGCGGGGCGTTGCCGATTGGAATACATACGCCATAGCCGCGACTATCGAGGAAGCACGCCAGATGTCGCACAATCCTATCGTGCCTGACTGGCTGTTTGATGATTACAACGGCGCTTGGAAGAAGTTGCAAACGCTGGCTTCAACCGATTTACCAAGGGCGACCGATAGCGAGTTGGTAGACAGCATCCTTGCCGTGCTGGCCTTTGGGAAAGGCCGCATCACCCTCGGCCGCATGGCAATGTTGGCAGATGACGAACGCACGGAACTATTGGATGGAAGCGGTTTCGGCTAATGTCCGCTAAACGCGTATTCTCGCCATAACCTGCCGTTCCGCAAACCACCCGTCAGCGTCGTTCTCGCGTTCGATTTCATGCGGATAAAGACCGGACCGGCAGCAACGGCGCGAATCGCTACGTATTTGACCCGGCCAAATCGCCAGGAGGGTGGATTGGGGACTGTCTGCTTCGGAGGACGTGCGGTCCAATAGCTGTCATAATGAGGTGACGGAAACCCCTGTATTTGGGGTTTTCGCGCATTCGTCCAATCCGACAGTGTTTATCGGGCATCAAGTCGTCATGGAAGGAGCGGCTTTCAAGCGTGGAAAAACGTGTGCGACAATTATGTGATTGCCGTCTATTGCTAAATGTTGGACATCTGAATGAAATAATCCTTGTCAACATTTTCGAAAATTGGTTTCCCACGATAAAGATCAAGTGCTTTCGATTCTTCACCTTCGTACCTAAATTTTCTTATGTATGGCGGTTTTGGTAACCTCTTTTCGATCCCGGTCGTCACGGCGACATCGGTGATTTCGACTGATATCCGTTTCAATTTTACGCCTGGGCCGAAGGTCACGGCAAGGTTTACAGGATCGACGCGTTCCACAGATGTGGCGTCCTTAATGTCGCGAAATGCGACTAGCAGCGGGTAGAATTTGGGAGGCAGGTCCAACCGCACGCGCGCACGCTTGGCTTTCTCGCGCACTGTCATCAAGTCGCGGCCCTCAACGACTATATTTGCGTTCGCCACCGCTCCCGCACGTAACGCGTCCGGAATCAGGTGCACCTGGTAGGCTGCGGCATCGCCCGCTGCGCCATCCGCGCCTCGCAACAGTGCAAAGAGTGTCCTACCATCCGGCAAGTCCACCGCCACAGCCTCACCCCCTAGTTTGTATTGAATCCCTGACACATCGCCCCAACTCTTACCCTTATGCACTTCGGTTTCCACAACCGAACTGCCTGTGCCTAGGCCAGAGGGCGTTTCCACCTCCACCGTGATCTTCTGCCGGAGCCTATCAGACGGAAAGATCGAGCCGCATCCGGCAAGCAACGTTGCTGTTCCGTTCGCGAACAGGCCAAGCAATGTCCGCCGTGCCATCTTGTCGCTATCCCAATCGTTCATCCAATTCCGCCTACAAATTCAATGCCAGTCATGTAGCCGGATTTTCTTAAGAAACGGGCGATATGGCGACAAACAGGTGTTTTCCGTCATCGTCCGCTTTCGAGCGTCACGAATTTGCGCATGACTATCTGCTATTGGTCGGCGGCCGACCGTCTGCTTTTCTAACGCCTGAACCTGAACGAATGACCGCTTCCAAGAAGCAGAAATCGCCCTCTGAACGGCGACAAGTGGCGCAAAGTTGCCCTTTGGAAATCACATATTTGCCGTGCAGCGTTTGCAACGCTGAAAAATGCCGCTGCCATTCCCATGCCCATGTCCGAGAAACATCGTCGCATTGCTACAATGCGCGAAAACCGCATGGTCGGGGTTTTCCGTCACCATGATGACACCGCGCTGTCACAGGTTGCCAGTCATCTGCCCACGCCAACGCCGCATGGCTTTGCTGCGCGCGTAATGACGGGGATGAATGATGCTAAAGGTTTAGCCAGACCCTTTCCCATCCTGTCCTTCATCCCCAACCGCCGCCCAGCGCACGAAACAGATCGACCTGCGCGAAGCCCACGGCGCGGTCGGCGCTGGCCAGGTCGGCGTCGGCCGCCGCCTGCGTCCGCAGCGCGTCGAGCAGCGTGAGGAAGTCGATCCGCCCTTCGCGCTGACGGGCCATGCCGATGCGCGCGGCGCGGGCGGCAGAATCGCGGGCGGAACGCAGCGTCTGGCGGCGGTCGAGCGCATGGGCGTAGGTCGACAGCGCAGTTTCGGTTTCCTCCAGCGCGACCAGTACGGTGCCGTCGAAACTGGCGAGCGAGGCCGCACTGTCCGCCCGTGCCACGGCGATGCGCGCGCGGTTAGCTTCCTGGTTGGGGAAGGCCCAATTGATGAGCGGACCCAGCAGGAAGTTGAGCGGCCCGCCGCCCAATATGTCGCCGCCGCCGATCGCCGTGGTGCCGATCGACCCGCCCAGCGTGATGCGGGGATAAAGGTCCGCCGTGGCGACGCCGATGCGGGCCGTGTCCGCCGCCAGCCGCCGTTCGGCCGCGCGCACGTCTGGCCGCCGGGCGAGCAGCGCCTGCCCGTCGCCGACCGGGATGGGTTGGGTCAGGTCGGGGACTTTGCCCTGCGTCGTCACGGCATCGGGCAATTGTTGCGGCGTGCGTCCGGTCAGCGTGGCGATACGGAACAGGGCAGCATTGCGATCCGCCATCAGCGTGGGGATCAGCGCCTTTTGCTGGTCGCGCAATGTCGTGACGCGGATCACGTCCAGCCGGTCGGACCGGCCCGCGTCGAAACGGGCAGTGGTAATGCGAGTTGTCTTGTCGAGCAGATCGACAGTTTCCTGCGCCACGGCAATGCGCCGGGCCGAAGCGGTCGCATCCACATAGGCGCGCACCGTGTCGGCGACGACGGCGACGCTCACGGCGTCGGCATCCGCAGCGGCGGCATCCGCGTCGCCGCGCGCCGCTTCCACGCCGCGCTTCACCCGGCCGAACAGGTCGAGTTCATAGGCGACGTCAAGGCCCGCATCGACGCTCCAGTTTTCCCGGTCCATGCCGGGCAGCGTCTGGCTTTCCGACACGCGGCCATAGCCGGGCGACGCGGTCATGCTGGTGCGGGGCAGGCGGTCGGCGCGCGCGCCGCGCAGGGATGCCCGCGCCCGTTCCAGCCGGGCGACCGCGACGCGGATGTCGGTATTGGCGGCCAGTGCATCGCGCACCAGCCCGTCGAGCAGCGGATCGTCATAGAGCCGCCACCAGTGGTCGTCGGCAGGCGCAGTGCTGACGACCGGGGTCGCCGCGCCGATGAACGCGCCGGTGGCAGTCGTCGGCGTGGCGGGTGCGCGATAGTCCGGCCCGGCGGCGCAGGCGGTCAGCGCCGATCCGGCAAGGAGGAGAGCAAGGAAATTGCGTGTCATCTTATCTGTCCTATTGCGCCGGTTGCAGCGTGGCGGGCGCTTCGCCTGCCGGGCGACGGCGGGAGAAGCGGTCGCCCAATGCGCGGCACACGACGTAGAAAGTGGGAGTGAACAGCAGGCCGAAAGCGGTCACGCCAGCCATGCCGAAGAATACGGCGGTGCCGAGCGCCTGCCGCAATTCCGCGCCTGCCCCTTGCGCGATCACCAGAGGCACTGCGCCCAGAATGAAGGCGAGGCTGGTCATCAAGATGGGACGCAGGCGGGTTTGCGCGGCTTCCACGGCGGCTTCGATAGCCGAAAGTCCGCGTTCCTCCTCCGCCTGCTTGGCAAATTCCACCACCAGAATGGCATTCTTCGCCGCCAATGCGATCAGCACGACCAGCCCGATCTGCGTCAGGATATTATTATCCATGCCGCGCAGGTTGACGCCCAGCATGGCCGCGAACAGGCACATCGGCACGATCAGGATGATCGATAGCGGCAGCGTGAGGCTTTCATATTGCGCCGCCAAGACGAGGAACACGAAGAACACGGCCATGGCGAACACGATGCCAGCGGTGTTGCCCGCCATCACCTGCTGATAGGCGACGCCGGTCCATTCGCTGCCATAACCAGATGGCAAATTGTCGGTGGCGAGCTTTTCCATGGTCGCAAGCGACTGGCCCGACGAATAGCCCGGCGCGGTGTCGCCGTCGATTTCCACGGCAGGCAGCAGGTTGTAGCGCACGACGCGATACGGCCCGGTCTTGTCCTGAAAAGTCGATACTGCGCCCAGCGGCACCATCTGCCCGCTGTTGGAACGGGTTTTTAGGTTGGCGATGTCGGCCACCGACCCGCGATGGTTGGCGTCCGCCTGCGCCGTCACGCGATAGGTGCGGCCCAACAGGTTGAAGTCGTTGACGAAAGCGGAACCGAGATAGACCTGCATCGCTTCGAACACGCGCTCTGGCGGCACGCCGAGCAGGTCGGCCTTGCGCCGGTCCACATCGGCGAACACGCGCGGGGTGGCGACGTCGAACAATGTGTAGATCTGCGCCAGGCCGGGTGTCTGGTTGGCCTTGGCAATCAAATCCTGACCGACCGTGTTGAGCGCGGCGTAACCGCGATCTTCCCGGTCCTGCACCATCAGGCGATATCCGCCCGCCGAACCGATACCCTGAATGAGCGGCGGCGGCACCAGCAGGATGCGCGCCTTGTCATAGCCCGCGACCGCCTTGTTCGCCTGTTCCATGATCCCGGCATAGGTGACACCTTCCTTCTTGCGTTCGGCAAAGGTGTTGAAGGGAAAGTAGATCGCGGCACTGTTGGGCGCCTGCGTCTGCGACGGGCCATGGAAGCCGGCGAACATCACCGCGCCGCGCAAGCCCTTGATCGGCAGGATCTTCTCCGCCACTTCGCGCGTCACCTTGTCCGTGCGTTCGAGCGACGCACCCGACGGCAATTGCACCACGGCCAGGAAATAGCCCTGATCCTGCGACGGGATGAAACCGCCGGGCGTGACCCAGAACAGGGCGATGGTCGCCATGATCAGGCCCGCATAGGTCAGCAGCATCTTTTTGGGCCGGGCGACGAGGAAGCGGGTGAGGCGGCCATAGCCGTTGCTCAGCCGATCGAAGCCATGGTTGAAGCCATCGACCAGCACGCCCGCCTTCTGCCGCCAGAGCGGATCGCCGCTGCGGTCGCGCGGGCCATGCTTGGCCCGAAGCAACAGGGCGGCGGCGGCGGGCGACAGCGTGAGCGAGAGGATAAGCGAAATCACCGTCGCCGTAGAGATGGTAACTGCGAACTGCTGGTAGAAAGCGCCCGAAATGCCCGTGATGAACAGGGTCGGCACGAACACCGCGCACAGCACCAGCACGATGGCGACCAGCGCGGTCGACACTTCGTCCATTGACACGCGCGCCGCCTCCAGCGGGGTCATGCCATGCTCGATATTGCGCTCGACATTTTCGACCACGACGATGGCGTCATCGACCACGATGCCGATCGCCAGCACCAGCCCGAACAGCGACAGGTTGTTGAGGCTGTAACCCAGCCCCGCCAATATGGCCGCCGTGCCGATCAGGGACACGGGAATGGCAATGATCGGGATGACCGCCGCACGCCAGTTTTGCAAAAAGACGAGGATGACGAGGACGACCAGCAGCACCGCTTCGATCAAGGTCTGGTAAACCGCGTCGATCGACTGGCTGATAAATTCGGTCGGGTTGTAGATGACGCTATATTCCAGCCCCTTGGGGAAGCGGGCGGACATCTGGTCCATCTGCGCCTTCACCTTTTCCGCCGCGTCCAGCGCGTTGGAGCCGGGGCGCTGCATCACCGCGATGACTACGGTGGGGTTGCCCGACAGGTAGGTGTTGACGCCATAATCCTGCGCGCCCAGCTCGACACGGGCGACGTCGCTGACGCGGACCTGATGGCCGTCGGCGTCGGTGCGGATGACGATATTGGCGAACTGCGCGGGTTCGTTCAACCGACCCTGCATCTCGATGCCAAGCTGGAAGGCTTCACCGCGATCATAGGGGGGCTGGCCAATCGACCCGGCCGATACCTGGACGTTCTGCGCGCGCAGGGCAGCGACGATTTCACCCGCCGTCAGGTCACGCGCGGCGGCACGATCCGGGTCGATCCAGATGCGCATGGCATAGTCGCGCGCGCCAAACAGCTGCACATCGCCCACGCCGTCCAGCCGCGCCAGCCGGTCGCGCACCTGCGTCAACGCATAGTTGGACAGGTAATCGCGGTCGAACGTGCCGTCGGGCGACTGGAGGTTGACGACCATCAGAAATTCGGGCGTCGTCTTGCGCGTGATGACGCCCAGACGCTGCACTTCCTCCGGCAGTCGCGGGGTGGCCACGGCGACGCGGTTCTGCACCAGCACCTGCGCGGCGTCCAGATCAGTGCCGACCTTGAACGTGACGGTGATCGTCACGCGCCCGTCGCCAGTGGACTGGCTACTCTGATACAGCATGTCGTCCACGCCGTTGATTTCCTGCTCGATCGGCGCGGCGACGGTGGAGGCGACGGTTTCGGCGGACGCGCCGGGATATTGGGCAGACACCGTGACCGTGGGCGGCACGATGTCGGGATATTGCGACACGGGCAGCCCGAAAAAGGCAATCGCGCCGACGACGGTGATGATCACCGCGATGACGGCGGCAAAGATCGGCCGGTCGATGAAGAAGCGGGATAGGCGCATCGGACATGTCCTAGATGGCGTGAAAAGGGGCGCGCGATCCGGCAGGGATCACGAGAATTGACTTAGCCCCTCTCCTTCAGGGGAGGGGTTGGGGTGAGGGCTTGCGACAGACGCAATGCTATCTGGCCGGCCCCGACCCAATGAGGGGGTTACCGCGCGAAGGTGGCCTGTGCAGCCGCTGGCGCTGCGCCGTCCACCGGCGTTACCGGCGGGGGTGTCGGCGTGATGCGGGCAGGGCGGGTGGCAACCTTTGCGCCCGGCATCGCGGCCTGCGCATTGGTCACGACCACCCGGTCCTGCGGCGACAGGCCGGACCGAATGATGCGCAGGCCATCGACCAGCGGACCCAGTTCGACTGGCTTGGCCGACACGCTGTCATCCTTGCCCACCACCAGCACCGTCTTGCGCGCCTGATCGGACTGGATCGCGTCGTCGGGGACCAGCAGGGCATTGACCTTGCCGCCATTGGCCAGTCGCATATTGCCGAACAGGCCGGGGGCCAGGAATTTCGCGGGATTGGCGAAGACGGCGCGCACGCGAATGGTGCCGGATCGGGGGTCCAGACCATTGTCGGTAAAGTCCAGCTTACCCTTCCAGCGATAGTCGCTTTCATCCTGCAACCGCACTTCGACTGCGCCGTCCGTCCCGCCATCGCGCTGCGATTTCAGGTAAAGCGCTTCGGACGCATCGAAGTTGAAATAAATGGGGTCGAGCCGGTTCACGGTGGTCAGCAATGTCGCGCCAGCGCCTTCCGCAGCGGAAACGAGATTGCCCACATCCACGCGCCGGTCGGACACGCGGCCCGCAATCGGCGCGCGCACCTGCGTAAACTCCACATCCAGCGCGCGTTGCCTCTCGCGCGCCTGCGCCCCTGCCAGTGCGGCCTGCGCAGCTTGCAGGCGGGATCGCAGCGCATCGACTTCGCTGGCGGACACCGCTTCGTCGCCGGTCAGGCGCTGGACCCGGCCATAGTCGTTCTGCGCCAGCAGCATGGCACTGCGTGCGCTGGCGACATTGGCGTGCGCTTCGGCCAGCGCCGCGCGGAACGGGCGGCTGTCGATGGTGAATAGCAACTGGCCGCGCCCCACCGTGTCGCCATCGCGGAAATGAATGGCCGTCACCGCACCCGACACGCGCGGGCGGATTTCCACGCTCTGGCTGGGGGCGAAGCGGCCGACATAATCGTCCCACTGCGTGACGGCGCGTTGCAGCGGGGCGGACACACCGACCGATGCGATGGTGGCGGCGGCGGCCTGCGCGTGCGGGCGATCGACCAGTTTCCACACCACCCCGCCTGCAACGACAAGGGCAATGAGCGCCAGCGCGCCATGCCGCCTGCGCCGGCGCGTGATGGGGGTGGCGTTGCGGCTATCGGTATCGATGGGGGCGAGCATGTTCATGCAAAACTCCGGGTCTTGGGCGCGCCGCGCACGGCGCCGATGAAGGCAAGCAGCCGTTCGAGATGGGATTCGGTAAAGCCTGCGGCGTGGAAGGCGGCGATGCGCGCGGGGTGCAGCGCATGGCCACGATGCCACCCTTCGACTGCGATATGGCGCAACGCTTCGAGCCGCGCGCTGGCCAGCACCGGGCTGGGCCGGTCGCCGAAGATCAGCCGGTGCAGCCGCGTCCAGCGCCCCGGCGGGCGCAGCGATGCCATAGTGTCGCGCCGCGCAAGATGCACCACCTGCCATTCCAGCAGCGAGAAATCGGCCACGGTGGCGGCGGGGGCGGGGGCCAACACCGGCGCGAAACCGGCCGATCCGCCCTCTGCAATGGCATTGAATGAAAGATAGGCCATGACATAAGTCCCCTGTTGCATGGCGCAGCCGAACGCGGGCGGCGCGTGGGCACACGCCGCGCGGACGCTGTCCGGCTGCCAATGATGAAATCTGGACGAGACGGCGCGACCGCAGCGCGCATAGGCGTTACGGGGCATCGGCCCTGTCGGGTGATGATGAAGTCGATGCTGAAGCCAGAGCCGCGCCCGCTTATATGCGGGCTACTGCGCCTTGGTGGTCAGCCACGATCCCTGTTGATGTGACGCTGCATTCGACCTCCATGGGGGAAGCCCCCGCCGAATTAACTACTATGCGGTATATAAAGCGATGCTGCGCCGCGTCAACCGCTATTTCATACCGATCGGTATTTTA encodes:
- a CDS encoding efflux RND transporter periplasmic adaptor subunit, with product MNMLAPIDTDSRNATPITRRRRRHGALALIALVVAGGVVWKLVDRPHAQAAAATIASVGVSAPLQRAVTQWDDYVGRFAPSQSVEIRPRVSGAVTAIHFRDGDTVGRGQLLFTIDSRPFRAALAEAHANVASARSAMLLAQNDYGRVQRLTGDEAVSASEVDALRSRLQAAQAALAGAQARERQRALDVEFTQVRAPIAGRVSDRRVDVGNLVSAAEGAGATLLTTVNRLDPIYFNFDASEALYLKSQRDGGTDGAVEVRLQDESDYRWKGKLDFTDNGLDPRSGTIRVRAVFANPAKFLAPGLFGNMRLANGGKVNALLVPDDAIQSDQARKTVLVVGKDDSVSAKPVELGPLVDGLRIIRSGLSPQDRVVVTNAQAAMPGAKVATRPARITPTPPPVTPVDGAAPAAAQATFAR